Proteins encoded in a region of the Sphingomonas sp. HMP9 genome:
- a CDS encoding HlyD family secretion protein yields MTDQTNHSDTDHDDEDRKRDPNGEDQQSETEQQDESEESDDDKKPSVFQKPLFWIILVIVVGGLIIGGLLYWLHARQFESTDDAFVDTHIVRLAPQVAGTLVQVADIDNRHVEAGRLLAVIKASGRDAQVAEAQANEQQSRAQFAQAQAQVTAAEAQRQQAAAQARVPMAAAVKAQQDLARYEALLRLDPSAVAGQQLDQARATARQTAADAAQAREQIDTATAQITVARKQVGAAESVIDAKRALVDQANVSISDLRLTAPVAGQVVNRSVNIGSYVAPGTQLMAIVPDKMWVTANFKETQLTLMKIGQPVDIHVDAYPGIEFKGHVDSIQRGAGQAFALLPPQNATGNYVKVVQRVPVRIVFDVKNGPDPKRYPIGPGMSVVPTVKVR; encoded by the coding sequence ATGACCGACCAGACGAACCATTCCGACACCGACCATGACGACGAGGACCGCAAGCGCGATCCGAACGGCGAGGACCAACAGTCCGAGACCGAACAGCAGGATGAGTCCGAGGAGTCCGACGACGACAAGAAGCCGTCGGTGTTCCAGAAGCCGCTGTTCTGGATCATCCTCGTCATCGTCGTCGGCGGTCTCATTATCGGCGGCCTGCTGTACTGGCTGCACGCGCGGCAGTTCGAATCGACCGACGACGCGTTCGTCGACACGCACATCGTCCGGCTTGCGCCACAGGTCGCGGGCACGCTGGTGCAGGTCGCCGATATCGACAACCGCCATGTCGAGGCCGGCCGGCTGCTCGCGGTGATCAAGGCGTCGGGTCGCGACGCACAGGTCGCCGAGGCGCAGGCCAACGAGCAGCAGTCGCGCGCACAGTTCGCGCAGGCACAGGCGCAGGTTACCGCCGCCGAGGCGCAGCGCCAGCAGGCCGCGGCCCAGGCTCGTGTTCCGATGGCGGCCGCGGTCAAGGCGCAGCAGGATCTTGCGCGCTACGAGGCGTTGCTGCGGCTCGATCCGAGCGCGGTCGCAGGCCAGCAGCTCGACCAGGCACGCGCCACCGCCCGCCAGACCGCCGCGGATGCAGCACAAGCCCGCGAGCAGATCGATACCGCGACCGCACAGATCACGGTCGCGCGGAAGCAGGTCGGCGCGGCGGAATCAGTGATCGATGCCAAGCGCGCGCTGGTCGACCAGGCGAACGTCAGCATCAGCGACCTCCGCCTGACCGCGCCGGTCGCGGGGCAGGTGGTCAATCGCTCGGTCAATATCGGCTCCTATGTCGCGCCGGGCACGCAGTTGATGGCGATCGTCCCCGACAAGATGTGGGTCACTGCGAACTTCAAGGAAACGCAGCTCACGCTCATGAAGATCGGCCAGCCCGTCGACATCCACGTCGACGCGTATCCGGGAATCGAGTTCAAGGGGCACGTGGATTCCATCCAGCGCGGCGCAGGCCAGGCGTTCGCGCTCCTCCCACCACAGAATGCCACCGGGAATTACGTGAAGGTCGTCCAGCGCGTCCCCGTGCGGATCGTGTTCGACGTGAAGAACGGGCCCGACCCGAAGCGCTATCCGATCGGCCCCGGCATGTCGGTGGTGCCGACCGTCAAGGTCCGCTGA
- a CDS encoding CerR family C-terminal domain-containing protein: MVQSRLLDIAISEFGAKGLEGASTRGIAAAAGTAMSSITYHYGGKEGLYLAAADRIAERMSAVMGDPLELAHEIATDDAEGARAQIHRILGRLADKMASAESADWTLFVLREQMNPGEAFERIYSGVMGQMVRKLGDLVCIATGHAKVRAARIATITLMGQVITLRANRATCLKLLERDTLEASDILDIKARIDANIDAILDSMRAEEQGQA, encoded by the coding sequence GTGGTTCAGTCCCGACTCCTAGATATCGCGATCAGCGAATTCGGTGCCAAGGGCCTAGAGGGCGCCAGCACGCGCGGAATCGCCGCGGCGGCGGGCACCGCGATGTCGTCGATCACCTATCATTACGGCGGCAAGGAGGGCTTGTATCTCGCCGCCGCCGACCGGATCGCCGAGCGCATGTCCGCGGTGATGGGCGATCCGCTCGAACTCGCGCACGAGATCGCCACCGATGACGCAGAGGGTGCGCGCGCGCAGATCCACCGCATCCTCGGTCGGCTCGCGGACAAGATGGCCAGCGCGGAGAGCGCTGACTGGACGCTGTTCGTCCTGCGCGAACAGATGAACCCGGGCGAGGCGTTCGAGCGGATCTACAGCGGCGTGATGGGCCAGATGGTCCGCAAGCTCGGCGACCTGGTCTGCATCGCGACAGGGCACGCCAAGGTCCGCGCGGCACGGATCGCGACGATCACCTTGATGGGGCAGGTCATTACGCTGCGGGCGAACCGCGCGACGTGCCTCAAACTGCTCGAGCGCGACACGCTCGAGGCTTCCGACATTCTCGATATCAAAGCGCGGATCGACGCCAATATCGACGCCATCCTCGATTCGATGCGTGCTGAAGAACAGGGCCAGGCATGA
- a CDS encoding HU family DNA-binding protein → MNKQELIATVADTSGLVKADAIKAVEAVFEAIEASLKKGDEVRLVGFGTFSISKRKASTGRNPRTGEPMTIKASTQPKFKAGKGLKDAVN, encoded by the coding sequence ATGAACAAGCAGGAGCTTATCGCAACGGTCGCTGATACGTCCGGGCTCGTAAAGGCCGACGCGATCAAGGCGGTCGAGGCGGTATTCGAGGCGATCGAGGCATCGCTGAAGAAGGGCGACGAGGTTCGCCTGGTCGGGTTCGGCACGTTCTCGATCTCGAAGCGCAAGGCGTCGACCGGCCGCAATCCCCGCACCGGCGAACCCATGACGATCAAGGCCTCTACCCAGCCGAAGTTCAAGGCCGGCAAGGGGCTAAAGGACGCGGTCAACTAA
- the lon gene encoding endopeptidase La: MTQYPVLPLRDIVVFPHMIVPLFVGRDKSVAALEAAMAADKEIYLVAQVDPAEDDPARDDLYSMGVTATVLQLLKLPDGTVRVLVEGKQRATLETLDESGEFLTATVEPVADAEVEGAEVTALMRSVVDQFENYAKLNRKLASETAVQMSEIEDASKLSDAVVANIAIKVAEKQAMLVETNPSKRLEMAMTAMEGELGVLQVEKKIKSRVKRQMEKTQREYYLNEQLKAIQRELGNEDGEGEGDEIAELTQKIATLKMSKEARGKATAELKKLKTMAPMSAEATVVRNYLDVLLGLPWGKKSKIKKDIAAAQVTLDEDHYALEKVKDRIVEYLAVQARTNKLKGPILCLVGPPGVGKTSLGKSIAKATGREFIRQSLGGVRDEAEIRGHRRTYIGSLPGKIVTNLKKAGTSNPLFLLDEIDKLGQDFRGDPASALLEVLDPEQNGKFQDHYLEVDIDLSDVMFVCTANSLNLPQALLDRMEIIRLEGYTEDEKVEIAERHLVEKQIEAHGLKPGEFTLTQEGLRTLIQQYTREAGVRTLEREIAKLCRKALRQILENKTTSVTITPENVGEYAGVQKYRHGLGETENQIGAATGLAWTEVGGELLTIESVTVAGKGQAKLTGKLGDVMKESIETAFSFVKARAPSYGIKPSLFARKDIHIHLPEGAVPKDGPSAGIGMVTSIVSTLTGVPIRREVAMTGEVTLRGRVLPIGGLKEKLLAALRGGIETVLIPAENEKDLAEIPANIKAGLKIIPVSHVDEVLRLALTEPLEAIEWTDADELAALPPAPIAPVGGSLHH; encoded by the coding sequence ATGACCCAGTACCCCGTCCTTCCCCTTCGCGACATCGTCGTCTTCCCGCACATGATCGTGCCGCTGTTTGTCGGTCGCGATAAGTCCGTTGCCGCGCTCGAAGCGGCAATGGCTGCGGACAAGGAGATCTACCTCGTCGCGCAGGTCGATCCCGCCGAGGACGATCCCGCGCGTGACGACCTGTACTCGATGGGGGTCACCGCGACCGTCCTGCAGCTGTTGAAGCTGCCCGATGGCACTGTCCGGGTGCTCGTCGAGGGCAAGCAGCGCGCGACGCTGGAGACGCTGGACGAGAGCGGCGAGTTTCTCACCGCGACGGTCGAGCCGGTCGCCGATGCCGAGGTCGAGGGTGCCGAAGTCACCGCGCTGATGCGCTCGGTGGTCGACCAGTTCGAGAATTACGCCAAGCTCAACCGCAAGCTCGCGTCCGAGACCGCGGTGCAGATGTCGGAGATCGAGGACGCGTCGAAGCTGTCCGACGCGGTCGTCGCCAACATCGCGATCAAGGTTGCCGAGAAGCAGGCGATGCTGGTCGAGACCAACCCGTCCAAGCGTCTCGAAATGGCGATGACGGCGATGGAGGGCGAGTTGGGCGTCCTGCAGGTCGAGAAGAAGATCAAGAGCCGCGTCAAGCGCCAGATGGAGAAGACGCAGCGCGAATATTATCTCAACGAGCAGTTGAAGGCGATCCAGCGCGAGCTCGGCAACGAGGATGGCGAGGGCGAAGGCGACGAGATCGCCGAGCTGACGCAGAAGATCGCGACGCTCAAGATGAGCAAGGAAGCGCGCGGCAAGGCAACCGCCGAGCTCAAGAAGCTCAAGACGATGGCGCCGATGAGCGCCGAGGCGACCGTCGTGCGCAATTATCTCGACGTGCTGCTCGGTCTCCCCTGGGGCAAGAAGTCGAAGATCAAGAAGGACATCGCCGCCGCACAGGTGACGCTGGACGAGGATCATTACGCGCTCGAGAAGGTCAAGGACCGGATCGTCGAGTATCTCGCGGTGCAGGCCCGTACCAACAAACTGAAGGGGCCGATCCTGTGCCTCGTCGGCCCTCCCGGTGTCGGCAAGACCTCGCTCGGCAAGTCGATCGCGAAGGCGACGGGGCGCGAGTTTATCCGCCAGTCGCTTGGCGGCGTGCGCGACGAAGCCGAGATCCGTGGCCATCGCCGCACCTATATCGGCTCGCTGCCGGGCAAGATCGTGACGAACCTGAAAAAGGCCGGCACGTCGAACCCGTTGTTCTTGCTCGACGAGATCGACAAGCTCGGCCAGGATTTCCGGGGCGATCCGGCGTCTGCGCTTTTGGAAGTTCTCGACCCGGAGCAGAACGGCAAGTTCCAGGACCATTATCTTGAGGTCGATATCGACCTGTCGGACGTGATGTTCGTGTGCACCGCGAACTCGCTGAACCTGCCACAGGCGCTGCTCGATCGCATGGAGATCATCCGACTGGAGGGCTATACCGAGGACGAGAAGGTCGAGATCGCCGAGCGCCATCTGGTCGAGAAGCAGATCGAGGCGCACGGTCTGAAGCCGGGCGAGTTCACGCTGACTCAGGAGGGGCTTCGCACGCTCATCCAGCAATATACGCGTGAGGCGGGCGTCCGTACGCTCGAGCGCGAGATCGCCAAGCTGTGCCGCAAGGCGTTGCGCCAGATCCTCGAGAACAAGACGACCAGCGTTACGATCACGCCCGAGAATGTCGGTGAGTATGCCGGCGTGCAGAAATATCGTCATGGCCTCGGCGAGACCGAGAATCAGATCGGTGCGGCCACCGGGCTCGCCTGGACCGAGGTCGGCGGCGAGTTGCTGACGATCGAGAGCGTGACGGTCGCGGGCAAGGGGCAGGCCAAGCTCACCGGCAAGCTCGGCGACGTGATGAAGGAATCGATCGAGACCGCGTTCAGCTTCGTCAAGGCACGTGCGCCGAGCTACGGGATCAAGCCGAGCCTGTTCGCGCGCAAGGATATCCATATCCATCTGCCCGAGGGCGCGGTGCCGAAGGATGGCCCGTCGGCAGGGATCGGCATGGTCACGTCGATCGTCTCGACGCTGACCGGCGTGCCGATCCGACGCGAGGTGGCGATGACTGGCGAGGTCACGCTGCGCGGCCGCGTTCTGCCGATCGGTGGCCTCAAGGAGAAGCTGCTGGCCGCTCTTCGCGGAGGTATCGAGACGGTGCTGATCCCGGCGGAGAACGAGAAGGACCTCGCGGAGATCCCGGCGAACATCAAGGCGGGGCTGAAGATCATCCCTGTCAGCCATGTCGACGAGGTGCTGCGTCTGGCGCTGACCGAGCCGCTCGAGGCGATCGAGTGGACCGATGCGGATGAGCTTGCGGCATTGCCGCCGGCGCCGATCGCGCCGGTCGGGGGTAGCCTTCACCACTGA